A window of the Halopseudomonas phragmitis genome harbors these coding sequences:
- the parE gene encoding DNA topoisomerase IV subunit B codes for MSQSTYNADALEVLSGLDPVRRRPGMYTDTTRPNHLAQEVIDNSVDEALAGHARSISVVLHEDNALEVSDDGRGMPVDIHPEEGVSGVELILTRLHAGGKFSNKNYQFSGGLHGVGISVVNALSLRVEVRVRRDSSEYAMSFEHGEKVSELQVVGSVGKRNTGTTVKFWPDARYFDSAKFSISRLKHLLKAKAVLCPGLKVDFHDRQNGEQVSWYYEDGLRDYLVDACSEWPKLPEEPFTGVFAARQEAVDWAVLWLPEGGELIQESYVNLIPTAQGGTHVNGLRAGLLEAIREFCEFRNLLPRGVKLAPEDVWERVSYVLSLKMAEAQFSGQTKERLSSRESAAFVSGVVKDAFSLWLNQHADIGQQLAEMAISHASRRLKAGKKIERKRITQGPALPGKLADCVGQDSRRSELFLVEGDSAGGSAKQARDKEFQAVMPLRGKILNTWEVDSGQVLGSQEVHDIAVAIGVDPGSSNLEQLRYGKICILADADSDGLHIATLLCALFVRHFQALVEAGHVFVAMPPLYRIDIGKDVYYALDDAEKQGVLDRIEAEGKRGKIQVTRFKGLGEMNPMQLRETTMAPDTRRLVQLTVEDMAGTEALMDMLLAKKRSGDRKIWLEQKGNLAEALL; via the coding sequence ATGTCTCAATCGACCTACAATGCCGATGCCCTGGAAGTGCTCAGCGGCCTGGACCCGGTGCGTCGGCGCCCGGGTATGTATACCGACACCACCCGACCCAACCATTTGGCCCAGGAAGTTATCGATAACAGTGTCGACGAAGCGCTGGCCGGGCATGCCCGTAGCATCAGCGTGGTCCTGCATGAGGACAACGCCCTGGAAGTAAGCGATGACGGGCGCGGCATGCCAGTTGATATCCACCCTGAGGAAGGGGTTTCCGGGGTCGAGCTGATTCTGACCCGACTGCATGCCGGCGGCAAGTTCTCGAACAAGAACTACCAGTTCTCCGGTGGTCTGCACGGGGTAGGGATTTCGGTGGTCAATGCCCTGTCGCTGCGGGTCGAGGTCCGTGTGCGGCGTGATAGCAGTGAATACGCCATGAGTTTCGAACATGGCGAAAAGGTAAGCGAGTTGCAGGTGGTGGGCAGTGTCGGTAAGCGCAATACCGGTACCACCGTCAAATTCTGGCCAGATGCCCGATATTTCGATTCGGCCAAGTTCAGCATCAGCCGGCTCAAGCACCTGCTCAAGGCCAAGGCAGTGTTGTGTCCGGGTCTGAAAGTCGATTTCCATGATCGCCAGAACGGCGAACAGGTCAGTTGGTATTACGAGGATGGGCTGCGCGACTACCTGGTGGATGCCTGCAGTGAGTGGCCTAAGCTGCCAGAAGAGCCTTTCACCGGCGTTTTTGCTGCCCGTCAGGAGGCGGTCGACTGGGCGGTGCTGTGGCTGCCCGAGGGCGGCGAGCTGATTCAGGAAAGTTACGTCAACCTGATTCCCACAGCTCAGGGTGGCACCCATGTCAACGGCTTACGGGCCGGTTTGCTGGAGGCCATCCGTGAATTCTGCGAGTTTCGCAATCTATTGCCACGTGGGGTCAAGCTTGCTCCTGAGGATGTCTGGGAGCGGGTCAGCTATGTGCTGTCGCTGAAAATGGCCGAGGCCCAGTTCTCCGGCCAGACCAAGGAGCGGCTGTCGTCGCGTGAGTCGGCGGCGTTCGTCTCCGGGGTGGTCAAGGACGCTTTCAGCCTGTGGCTCAATCAGCACGCCGACATCGGTCAGCAACTGGCGGAAATGGCCATCAGTCATGCCAGCCGCCGGCTCAAGGCCGGCAAGAAGATTGAGCGCAAACGGATCACCCAGGGCCCGGCCCTGCCGGGCAAACTGGCCGACTGCGTGGGACAGGACAGCCGCCGCTCCGAACTGTTTCTGGTTGAAGGCGACTCGGCCGGTGGCAGCGCCAAGCAGGCGCGCGATAAGGAATTCCAGGCGGTGATGCCGCTGCGCGGCAAGATCCTCAACACCTGGGAAGTGGATTCCGGGCAGGTACTGGGCTCCCAGGAAGTACACGACATTGCCGTGGCGATTGGCGTTGACCCCGGCTCCAGCAATCTTGAGCAACTGCGCTACGGCAAGATTTGCATTCTGGCTGACGCCGACTCTGATGGCCTGCATATCGCCACCTTGCTGTGTGCGCTGTTCGTGCGTCACTTCCAGGCATTGGTCGAGGCCGGACATGTGTTTGTCGCCATGCCGCCGCTGTACCGTATCGACATCGGCAAGGATGTTTACTATGCCCTGGACGATGCTGAAAAGCAGGGCGTGCTTGATCGCATCGAAGCCGAAGGCAAGCGTGGCAAGATCCAGGTCACCCGTTTCAAGGGGCTGGGCGAGATGAACCCCATGCAACTGCGGGAAACCACCATGGCTCCGGATACCCGGCGACTGGTGCAACTGACCGTCGAGGATATGGCTGGAACCGAGGCGTTGATGGACATGCTGCTGGCCAAGAAACGCTCTGGTGACCGTAAGATCTGGCTTGAGCAGAAGGGCAACCTGGCCGAGGCCTTGCTGTGA
- a CDS encoding esterase-like activity of phytase family protein, with product MTGRPLLALLAASAVLYTGGLGAFERAPELTLEHALAVDGIARGNLSGLARCGDRLLAVSDREDSRLYQLEPGDRVWQAEPENFTRPEQNPSMLPVPLLAGAWLRGLRGQALDFEGISCDAEGNRYLLSESLLGILKLPPPGEDGPVAGVWLELAEELYSEGESRGLWQQINALAEGIAVAGDGKTLWLAAERQSRGLVRLELQDGRWQCPLAGCVLLAERRYLPPEPFGPGVLNREVMALDFAGLSLWQGRLWTLERNEHQVCRRHPLSGQRERCWSFAATLLSVPYVYPKASFGLAEAIHVDEQGILIGLDNNALARADGDTRPWLFHFSLPDDWQQGYGR from the coding sequence GTGACCGGCAGGCCTTTGCTGGCTTTGTTGGCGGCGTCCGCAGTTCTCTATACCGGTGGGCTTGGAGCCTTTGAGCGTGCTCCTGAGCTGACTCTGGAGCACGCGCTGGCAGTGGATGGCATTGCTCGGGGCAATCTGTCCGGGCTGGCCCGTTGCGGGGATCGGTTGCTGGCAGTATCGGATCGTGAAGACAGCCGGTTGTATCAACTGGAGCCCGGTGATCGGGTCTGGCAGGCTGAGCCTGAGAACTTTACCCGGCCCGAGCAGAACCCCTCGATGTTGCCCGTGCCGTTGTTGGCAGGTGCCTGGCTGCGTGGTTTGCGCGGGCAGGCGCTGGATTTCGAGGGCATCAGTTGCGATGCCGAAGGCAATCGTTATCTGCTCAGCGAAAGTCTGTTGGGGATACTCAAGCTGCCGCCACCAGGCGAGGACGGACCGGTTGCCGGGGTCTGGCTGGAACTGGCCGAAGAGCTCTACAGCGAAGGTGAAAGTCGTGGCCTATGGCAGCAAATCAATGCCCTGGCCGAAGGCATAGCGGTGGCCGGAGATGGCAAGACCCTGTGGCTCGCAGCCGAGCGGCAGTCGCGTGGACTGGTCAGGCTGGAGTTGCAGGATGGCCGCTGGCAATGCCCGCTGGCTGGTTGTGTGCTACTGGCCGAGCGTCGTTATCTGCCGCCGGAACCTTTCGGTCCAGGTGTACTTAATCGCGAAGTCATGGCATTGGACTTTGCCGGGTTGAGTCTTTGGCAGGGGCGCTTGTGGACTCTGGAGCGCAATGAGCATCAGGTCTGCCGACGCCACCCACTATCTGGCCAACGAGAGCGTTGCTGGTCCTTTGCCGCAACCCTGCTGAGCGTCCCTTATGTGTATCCGAAAGCATCCTTTGGTCTGGCCGAAGCCATTCATGTCGACGAGCAGGGCATTCTGATCGGTCTGGACAACAATGCGCTGGCGCGGGCTGATGGGGATACCCGGCCCTGGCTGTTCCATTTCAGTTTGCCGGATGACTGGCAGCAAGGGTATGGCCGGTGA
- a CDS encoding retropepsin-like aspartic protease family protein, with product MSQPPSSRRIGTVMLVLAWLAGMALAVQWFSGVEERRRNPNTQPVSLAVDGYIEVRLERNAQGHYMASGRINEQRVTFLLDTGATFVAVPAGLAGELGLQRGRPFMVNTANGMTESYSTRIDSLRLGDILLRDVSAGIVPGMGGDEVLLGMSALKQLEFAQQGRELILRQPR from the coding sequence GTGAGTCAGCCGCCATCAAGCCGGCGTATCGGCACCGTTATGCTGGTACTGGCCTGGTTGGCCGGCATGGCCCTGGCGGTGCAGTGGTTCTCCGGGGTTGAGGAGCGTCGTCGCAACCCCAACACCCAGCCCGTCTCGCTGGCCGTTGATGGCTATATTGAAGTGCGCCTGGAGCGCAACGCCCAGGGCCATTACATGGCCTCGGGGCGGATTAACGAACAACGCGTAACCTTCCTGCTCGACACCGGGGCGACCTTTGTTGCTGTCCCCGCCGGTCTTGCCGGGGAGTTGGGGTTACAACGCGGACGGCCATTCATGGTCAATACCGCCAACGGGATGACAGAAAGTTACAGTACCCGCATCGACAGCCTGCGCCTGGGCGACATTCTGCTTCGGGATGTTAGTGCCGGGATCGTGCCCGGTATGGGTGGCGATGAGGTGTTGTTGGGGATGAGTGCCCTGAAACAGCTGGAGTTTGCCCAGCAGGGTCGAGAATTGATATTGCGCCAACCGCGCTGA
- the parC gene encoding DNA topoisomerase IV subunit A, translated as MSDSLDLSMDGIERRSLASFTEEAYLNYSMYVIMDRALPHIGDGLKPVQRRIIYAMSELGLSASSKHKKSARTVGDVLGKYHPHGDSACYEAMVLMAQPFSYRYPLVDGQGNWGAPDDPKSFAAMRYTEARLARYSEVLLSELGQGTVDWQPNFDGTMDEPKVMPARLPNLLLNGTTGIAVGMATDIPPHNLREVAAACVRLLDDPGAGLDELCEHVQGPDFPTEAEIITPRHELLKIYASGRGSIRCRAVWSKEDGEIVITALPHQVSGAKVLEQIAAQMQAKKLPLVADLRDESDHENPTRIVIVPRSNRVDLDELMQHLFATTDLENSYRVNMNVIGTDGKPAVKDLYGLLCEWLGFRIATVRRRLQFRLDKVLARLHLLEGLMIAFLNLDEVIHIIRTEEHPKAELMARFGLTEVQADYILDTRLRQLARLEEMKIRGEQDALAEERDQLQRILGDERLLRSKVRDELLADAETYGDERRSPLVERAEAKALSETDLVPTEPVTVVLSEKGWVRCAKGNDVDGLGLSYKAGDRFQAQASGRSNQQAVFLDSTGRSYSLAAHTLPSARGQGEPLTGRLSPPSGASFEHVLMPEETKLYLLASDAGYGFIAQGGDLLAKNKNGKALLSLPDGSRVMPPQAVTNAKGELLAALSNEGRLLVFPVADLPQLAKGKGNKILSVPSARVKAREEFVSALTVVPEGASLILTAGKRTLTLKPADLEHYRGERGRRGNKLPRGFQKVDLMQVETPAL; from the coding sequence ATGAGTGACAGCCTGGATTTGAGTATGGACGGCATCGAGCGCCGTTCACTGGCTTCCTTTACCGAGGAGGCCTATCTCAATTACTCGATGTACGTGATCATGGACCGGGCCTTGCCGCACATCGGCGATGGCCTCAAGCCGGTACAGCGACGCATCATTTACGCCATGAGCGAGCTGGGTTTGAGTGCCAGTTCCAAGCACAAGAAATCGGCGCGTACCGTTGGTGACGTGCTGGGTAAATATCACCCGCACGGTGACTCGGCCTGTTACGAGGCCATGGTGCTGATGGCCCAGCCGTTCTCCTATCGCTATCCGTTGGTTGACGGGCAGGGTAACTGGGGGGCACCGGACGATCCGAAATCCTTTGCCGCCATGCGCTACACCGAAGCGCGACTGGCTCGTTACAGTGAAGTGCTGCTCAGCGAGCTGGGGCAGGGAACGGTCGACTGGCAGCCGAATTTTGACGGCACCATGGACGAGCCAAAGGTAATGCCGGCGCGCCTGCCGAACCTGCTGCTCAATGGTACTACGGGCATTGCCGTGGGTATGGCGACCGATATTCCGCCGCACAACCTGCGGGAGGTGGCAGCCGCCTGCGTGCGCTTGCTGGATGACCCAGGTGCCGGGCTGGATGAGTTGTGCGAGCATGTTCAGGGGCCGGATTTCCCCACCGAAGCCGAGATCATCACCCCGCGCCATGAATTGCTGAAGATCTATGCCAGCGGCCGTGGTTCGATTCGCTGCCGGGCGGTCTGGAGCAAGGAGGACGGTGAAATCGTTATTACTGCCTTGCCGCATCAGGTCTCCGGGGCCAAGGTGCTGGAGCAGATCGCGGCTCAGATGCAGGCCAAAAAGCTGCCGCTGGTGGCCGATCTGCGTGACGAGTCCGATCATGAGAACCCCACCCGCATCGTGATCGTACCGCGCTCCAATCGGGTCGATCTGGATGAGCTGATGCAGCATCTGTTTGCCACCACCGATCTGGAGAACAGCTACCGGGTCAACATGAACGTGATCGGCACCGACGGCAAACCGGCGGTCAAGGACCTCTACGGCCTGCTGTGCGAGTGGCTGGGCTTCCGTATCGCCACCGTGCGCCGCCGTCTGCAGTTCCGGCTGGACAAGGTGCTGGCCCGCCTGCACCTGTTGGAAGGCTTGATGATCGCCTTCCTCAACCTCGACGAGGTGATCCATATCATCCGTACCGAGGAGCATCCCAAGGCTGAGTTGATGGCTCGCTTTGGGCTGACCGAGGTGCAGGCCGACTACATTCTCGACACCCGCCTGCGGCAACTGGCGCGTCTGGAAGAGATGAAGATTCGTGGTGAGCAGGATGCCCTGGCTGAAGAGCGTGACCAGTTGCAACGGATCCTGGGCGATGAGCGCTTGCTGCGTAGCAAGGTGCGCGACGAGTTGCTGGCTGACGCCGAAACCTACGGTGATGAGCGTCGTTCACCGTTGGTCGAGCGGGCTGAAGCCAAAGCGCTGTCGGAAACCGATCTGGTGCCAACCGAGCCGGTTACCGTGGTGCTGTCGGAAAAAGGTTGGGTGCGTTGTGCCAAGGGCAATGACGTCGATGGGCTGGGGTTGTCATACAAGGCCGGTGATCGCTTTCAGGCTCAGGCCAGCGGGCGCTCCAACCAGCAGGCGGTGTTCCTGGACTCGACCGGGCGCAGTTATTCGCTGGCGGCACATACCCTGCCTTCGGCCAGGGGGCAAGGCGAACCGCTGACCGGCCGTTTGAGTCCGCCTTCGGGGGCTAGCTTCGAGCATGTACTGATGCCCGAAGAGACGAAACTCTATCTGCTGGCTTCCGATGCTGGCTATGGCTTCATTGCCCAGGGCGGCGATCTGCTGGCCAAGAACAAGAACGGCAAGGCGCTTTTGTCGCTACCTGATGGTAGCCGGGTAATGCCACCCCAGGCTGTGACCAATGCCAAGGGCGAACTGCTGGCGGCGCTGTCCAACGAAGGGCGGTTGCTGGTGTTCCCGGTGGCAGATCTGCCGCAGTTGGCCAAGGGCAAAGGCAACAAGATCCTGTCGGTACCGTCGGCTCGGGTCAAGGCGCGGGAAGAGTTCGTCTCGGCACTGACGGTTGTACCGGAAGGTGCCAGTCTGATATTGACTGCCGGCAAGCGCACGCTGACGCTCAAGCCAGCGGATCTGGAACATTATCGGGGTGAGCGTGGCCGACGTGGCAACAAGCTGCCACGCGGATTCCAGAAAGTCGATCTGATGCAGGTGGAGACGCCCGCGCTATGA
- the serB gene encoding phosphoserine phosphatase SerB, with amino-acid sequence MKEIVLINITGPDRPGLTAAITGVLARADVNILDIGQAVIHDTLSFGILVEMSGVEGKSDVFKDILFRGYELDQQVRFTPVSADEYARWVTGQGKPRHIVTLLARRVTAEHIARVSEITARYGLNIDHIDRLSGRIPEGLPADQGKGCIEFSVRGEPADPAALRAEFLAIAQELNVDIAFQQDSIFRRNRRLVVFDMDSTLIDAEVIDELAKAAGVGDQVAEITERAMRGELDFKASFRERMALLKGLPESVLEGIAESLRLTEGAETLISQLRRLGYKTAILSGGFNYFAERLQQRLGIDYVYANALPVKDGKVTGEALEPIVDGQRKADLLRELAQREGISLEQTIAVGDGANDLPMLSIAGLGVAFRAKPLVKQSAKQAISTLGLDGILYLLGFRDREGG; translated from the coding sequence TTGAAGGAAATCGTCCTGATCAACATCACCGGCCCTGATCGTCCCGGGCTGACCGCCGCCATTACCGGTGTGCTGGCCCGCGCCGATGTGAATATCCTCGATATCGGTCAGGCCGTTATCCATGACACGCTGTCTTTCGGCATTCTGGTCGAAATGAGCGGTGTGGAAGGAAAATCCGATGTGTTCAAGGATATCCTGTTTCGCGGCTACGAGCTGGATCAGCAGGTGCGCTTCACTCCGGTCAGTGCTGATGAATATGCGCGCTGGGTTACCGGGCAGGGCAAGCCTCGGCATATCGTGACGCTGCTGGCGCGACGGGTGACTGCCGAGCATATTGCGAGGGTGAGTGAAATCACTGCTCGCTACGGGCTCAACATCGACCATATCGATCGACTCTCCGGACGCATTCCCGAAGGTTTGCCAGCCGATCAGGGTAAAGGCTGTATCGAGTTTTCCGTACGCGGCGAACCAGCCGACCCGGCGGCGCTGCGCGCCGAGTTTCTAGCCATTGCCCAGGAACTGAATGTCGATATCGCCTTCCAGCAGGACAGTATTTTCCGTCGCAACCGGCGTCTTGTGGTGTTCGACATGGACTCGACCCTGATCGATGCTGAAGTGATCGATGAACTGGCCAAAGCGGCCGGAGTTGGTGATCAGGTGGCGGAAATCACCGAGCGGGCGATGCGCGGCGAGCTGGACTTCAAGGCCAGCTTCCGTGAACGCATGGCGCTGCTCAAGGGATTGCCAGAGTCGGTGTTGGAGGGGATTGCAGAGTCTTTGCGTCTGACTGAAGGTGCGGAAACGCTGATCAGTCAATTGCGCCGGCTGGGCTATAAAACCGCGATTCTGTCGGGTGGCTTCAATTATTTTGCTGAGCGCCTGCAGCAGCGCTTGGGAATAGATTACGTCTATGCCAACGCCTTGCCGGTCAAGGATGGCAAGGTCACGGGTGAGGCGCTGGAGCCGATTGTCGATGGCCAGCGCAAGGCTGATCTGTTGCGGGAGCTGGCCCAGCGCGAAGGGATTAGTCTGGAGCAGACCATTGCGGTGGGTGATGGCGCCAATGACCTGCCCATGTTGTCGATCGCCGGGCTGGGGGTTGCTTTCCGGGCCAAGCCTCTGGTCAAGCAATCAGCCAAGCAGGCTATCTCTACCCTGGGGCTGGATGGCATTTTGTACTTGCTGGGGTTCCGGGATCGCGAAGGGGGCTGA
- a CDS encoding EAL domain-containing response regulator: MGTDTNAIRLLILEDSQNNAEHLVSILRNAGHATRAHRISSLEDLQESLQQTWDLCLAIPETSFMSATQACTLIGQARDLPFILLLEEESTEARREALNQGMQDAVPVSAESLLTLVVKRELTNLTARRQQRIAEQALREAEKRCQLLLDSSVDAIAYVHDGMHIYANQAYLQLFGYDDPDDLAAEPMVGLIAAKDQSAFKDFLRHYIDRGECNEMRCSGVDIEGRELPLLLTFSPATYDGEPCTQVVIRVETASAEFEEKLKVMTSQDLVTGLYNRNYFQEQLESISEHAVRLGRPSTLAYLSIDGFNSLQADIGIGGADLVLTDLAQILKESFPAETLMARFGDDACSILIEGQEPESQAEQLEQLRQRIESNLFEANGRTVQITVSVGVAAISETSPKPAEAIDRAHRLADQLSQAGGNAIKLFNPLDELAHQANRGDLIALIQHTLETNAFRLLFQPIISLRGDNAEQYEVFLRLLNREGEEVPAGDFLPAAQEAGLAGTIDRWMIERAIKLLANHRNKGADTHLLLNLTGASLQDPELVPWISGLLKAARLPADAIGFQFNDADANTYMKQAKILTEAMAALHCKISLRHFGCALNPYAALKHLHVDAVKIDGSFSRDLSSPEAVETLKDMISALHSQGKLTIVPFVDSAAMIPTLWQAGANYIQGHYLQAPSDSMNYDFSAE, from the coding sequence ATGGGTACCGACACCAACGCCATCAGGCTACTGATTCTCGAAGACTCGCAAAACAACGCCGAGCATCTGGTAAGCATCCTGCGCAATGCCGGCCATGCCACCCGCGCCCACCGCATCAGTTCCCTGGAGGATTTGCAGGAGTCACTGCAACAAACCTGGGACCTTTGTCTGGCGATTCCCGAAACCAGCTTCATGAGCGCTACTCAGGCCTGTACCCTGATCGGCCAGGCTCGAGATCTGCCGTTTATTCTGCTACTGGAAGAGGAATCTACCGAAGCTCGCCGCGAAGCCTTGAACCAAGGCATGCAGGATGCCGTTCCGGTCAGTGCCGAGTCTCTGCTGACTCTGGTGGTAAAACGCGAACTGACCAATCTTACTGCCAGACGGCAACAGCGCATCGCAGAACAGGCCCTGCGTGAAGCCGAAAAACGCTGTCAGTTGCTGCTCGATAGTTCGGTCGATGCCATCGCCTATGTCCATGATGGCATGCACATCTATGCCAACCAGGCCTATCTTCAGCTGTTCGGCTACGATGACCCGGACGATCTCGCTGCCGAGCCTATGGTTGGCTTGATTGCCGCCAAGGATCAATCGGCTTTCAAGGACTTCCTGCGCCACTATATAGACCGAGGCGAGTGCAACGAGATGCGCTGCAGCGGAGTGGACATCGAAGGCCGCGAGCTGCCGCTGTTGCTGACCTTTTCTCCTGCGACCTACGACGGCGAACCCTGCACCCAGGTGGTGATCCGGGTTGAAACCGCCAGCGCCGAGTTTGAAGAGAAGCTCAAGGTCATGACCAGCCAGGATCTGGTCACCGGCTTATACAACCGCAACTACTTTCAGGAACAGCTGGAAAGCATCAGCGAGCACGCAGTACGCCTGGGCCGCCCGAGCACTCTGGCCTATCTGAGCATAGATGGCTTCAACAGCCTGCAAGCCGACATTGGTATTGGCGGAGCCGATCTGGTCCTGACCGATCTGGCCCAGATCCTCAAGGAAAGCTTCCCGGCCGAAACCCTGATGGCCCGCTTTGGCGACGACGCCTGCAGCATTCTTATTGAAGGCCAGGAGCCTGAAAGTCAGGCGGAACAGCTTGAACAACTGCGCCAACGGATAGAGTCCAATCTATTCGAGGCCAACGGTCGCACGGTCCAAATCACGGTCAGCGTGGGGGTAGCTGCCATCAGCGAAACCAGCCCCAAGCCAGCCGAAGCGATTGACCGTGCCCATCGCCTGGCCGACCAGCTCAGCCAGGCTGGCGGTAACGCCATCAAGTTGTTCAACCCGCTGGATGAACTGGCACACCAGGCCAACCGCGGAGATCTGATCGCCCTGATCCAGCACACCCTGGAAACCAACGCCTTCCGCCTGCTGTTTCAGCCCATAATTAGTCTGCGCGGGGATAATGCCGAGCAGTATGAAGTGTTCTTGCGCCTGCTCAACCGTGAGGGCGAAGAGGTTCCAGCCGGTGATTTCCTCCCTGCCGCCCAGGAAGCTGGGCTGGCCGGAACCATCGACCGCTGGATGATTGAACGCGCCATCAAGCTGCTGGCCAACCATCGTAACAAAGGCGCCGACACCCATCTGCTGCTCAATCTGACAGGTGCCAGCCTGCAGGATCCGGAATTGGTCCCATGGATCTCCGGACTGCTCAAGGCCGCCCGACTACCCGCTGATGCCATCGGCTTCCAATTCAATGACGCCGACGCCAACACCTATATGAAGCAGGCCAAGATCCTCACCGAGGCCATGGCCGCTCTGCACTGCAAGATCTCGCTCCGGCACTTCGGTTGTGCCCTGAACCCCTATGCAGCCTTGAAACACCTGCATGTGGATGCCGTCAAGATTGACGGCTCCTTCAGCCGCGACCTGTCCAGCCCCGAGGCGGTGGAAACCCTGAAAGACATGATCAGTGCGCTGCACAGTCAGGGAAAACTGACCATAGTGCCGTTCGTCGACAGCGCCGCCATGATTCCGACCCTCTGGCAGGCCGGTGCCAACTACATCCAGGGGCACTACCTGCAGGCCCCAAGCGACAGCATGAATTACGACTTCTCAGCCGAGTGA
- the epmB gene encoding EF-P beta-lysylation protein EpmB: MIHGTSAPVESVDWQTLLATSITDVRTLLERLELDTTLLEPGLAACAEFPLRVPEPYLARMQPGELNDPLLRQVLPVGEELQEQPGFILDPLGEQHSNARPGIIHKYHGRLLLIVSGGCAINCRYCFRRHFPYADNNLSSQEWEQALDYIRADSSISEVIYSGGDPLAANDKRLHWLTRRIAEIPHVRRLRVHTRLPVVIPQRVTDSLLEALCDTRLPVTMVLHCNHANELDQALAGAASQLRGAGMLLLNQAVLLKGVNDRLEDQIALSERLGDNGILPYYLHVLDHVRGAGHFHIDDQQAKELVGRMLTRLPGFLVPKLVREVAGRASKVPLPIELLED, encoded by the coding sequence ATGATACATGGAACTTCGGCGCCTGTTGAGTCTGTCGACTGGCAAACGCTGCTGGCCACCAGCATTACCGATGTACGGACTCTGCTGGAGAGGCTCGAACTCGATACCACTCTGCTCGAACCGGGGCTGGCGGCTTGCGCCGAATTTCCGTTGCGAGTGCCTGAACCCTACCTGGCAAGAATGCAACCCGGCGAGCTCAACGACCCGCTTTTGCGCCAGGTTTTACCAGTCGGAGAGGAACTGCAGGAGCAGCCCGGCTTTATCCTCGACCCACTGGGCGAGCAGCACAGCAATGCCCGTCCGGGGATCATTCACAAGTATCACGGCCGGCTGCTGCTGATTGTCAGTGGCGGCTGTGCGATCAACTGTCGTTACTGCTTCCGCCGGCATTTCCCCTATGCCGACAACAACCTGAGCAGCCAGGAATGGGAGCAGGCGCTGGACTACATCCGGGCCGACAGCTCCATCAGCGAAGTAATATATAGCGGTGGCGACCCCCTGGCGGCCAATGACAAACGCCTGCACTGGTTGACCCGGCGTATTGCCGAGATCCCGCATGTTCGCCGCCTGCGGGTCCATACCCGACTGCCGGTGGTCATTCCCCAACGGGTCACCGATAGCCTGCTCGAAGCACTGTGTGACACTCGACTGCCAGTAACCATGGTGCTGCACTGCAACCATGCCAATGAACTGGATCAGGCTCTGGCCGGCGCCGCATCCCAGCTGCGAGGCGCCGGCATGCTGCTGCTCAATCAGGCAGTGCTGCTCAAGGGTGTGAATGACCGACTGGAAGACCAGATCGCCCTCAGCGAACGCCTAGGCGATAATGGCATTTTGCCCTATTATCTCCATGTTCTGGATCATGTGCGTGGTGCCGGGCATTTCCACATCGATGACCAACAGGCCAAAGAGCTGGTAGGCCGGATGCTGACTCGCCTGCCGGGCTTTCTGGTGCCCAAGCTGGTACGTGAGGTGGCCGGCCGGGCAAGCAAGGTACCTCTGCCTATCGAACTGCTGGAAGACTGA
- the efp gene encoding elongation factor P: protein MASYSTNEFKPGLKVMLDGDPCSILENEYVKPGKGQAFNRVKVRNLKTGRVNERTFKSGDSLEGADVMDREMEFLYADGEFWHFMATDGSFEQVGADEKAVGDCINWIKEQVIYTVTLFNGSPIAVTPPNFVELEVVETDPGVRGDTSGGGNKPAKLVTGAVVKVPLFINVGDVLKVDTRTSDYVGRA, encoded by the coding sequence ATGGCCAGTTATTCTACCAACGAATTCAAGCCGGGTCTCAAAGTGATGCTCGACGGTGACCCCTGCTCGATCCTCGAGAACGAGTACGTCAAGCCGGGCAAGGGCCAGGCTTTCAACCGGGTCAAGGTGCGTAACCTGAAGACCGGTCGGGTCAACGAGCGCACCTTCAAGTCCGGCGACAGCCTGGAAGGCGCCGACGTAATGGACCGCGAGATGGAGTTCCTTTACGCCGATGGTGAGTTCTGGCACTTCATGGCCACCGACGGTTCCTTCGAACAAGTAGGTGCTGACGAGAAAGCTGTGGGCGATTGCATCAACTGGATCAAGGAGCAGGTGATCTACACTGTGACCCTGTTCAATGGTTCGCCGATTGCCGTAACTCCGCCGAACTTTGTCGAGCTGGAAGTGGTCGAGACCGACCCGGGCGTGCGCGGTGATACCTCCGGCGGCGGCAACAAGCCGGCCAAGCTGGTGACTGGCGCGGTGGTCAAGGTGCCGTTGTTCATCAACGTTGGCGATGTACTCAAGGTCGACACTCGCACCAGCGATTACGTTGGTCGTGCCTGA